A stretch of DNA from Cryptomeria japonica chromosome 4, Sugi_1.0, whole genome shotgun sequence:
caagaaatgataacaaagtagcagatgccatggccacacttgcttctctattacaaacacaggaaaatcaagagcattatgaattcctggttgaagagttgttttatccgtctcataattgtcctgattcccaaaccatctgtcaacttataggacatgattcctcccgctatggccaaatttatacatacctaaaagataacatcttacctcctgacttatcgaagaaccaaaagagaaattttattcgccaatcctcccattatacccttgtcgcagataccctatttaaacgaggtctagacagtactcatttaagatgtctcgaacaagaagaatctgagaaggccttaaaggaagtccataacggcatttgtggcactcattcaagtggtcttacccttttgaaaaaactcatatgcttgggctattattggccgactatggaacgagagtcTTTTTAGGTAGCCAGAACgtgcaaacaatgccagatccatgggaacttgatccatgaaccagcacaagaacttcatgctttggcaacatcttggcctttctgtcaatggggtcttgatctagtaggaaaaataaatccgtcttcatcaaatggtcacaaattcatccttgtagctacagaatattttacaaaatggattgaggcagtacctctcacaaatatcacaggaaaacaaattgctgcattcatcttgaattacatcatctgtcgctatggaatacgaatgaccattatcactgataatgggcaaccattcaagaatcaagatgtacaagagctatgtgaaaagtttAAGAtacaacacagattctccacaccctattatccacaagggaacgggtaggcaaaagcatctaacaaaactattctgaaaatcctcaaaaagatagtgaacgatgctgggaaagattggcatattcaactaaaccctgctctctgggcctatcacaccagtatctgcacaccaacaggtgccacacctttctctcttgtatatggatcagaagccatattgcctatcgaagtagagattccctctctatgtgtatcactaaaaggtctcatcccagatgaagaacaaagagtgtctagactaaaagagttagaactgatccaggaacgaagacaaaatgcctttgaccatttaaaggtatatcaacaaagcatgtgccgaagttataatcacaaggttaaaccaagaatctttcaagttggagaactagtgctaaaggaaaatccacgcaaccaggcagattgagaaaagaaaggaaaatttgaaccaaactggttgggtccatttgtggtcatagcaatatttggatcaggagcatatcagttatcaacacaagaTAGGGATCAACtcgaagaacctatcaatagcatgcatctaaagaagttttatgtctgaaaaatcaaaaaaaaaaaaaaaagtgaaaaagcaaaaaaaatcctaaaaagtgaaaaaccaaaaaaatcctaaaaagtgaaaaaccaaaaaaatcctaaaaagtgaaaaagcagaaaatcctaaaaagtgaaaaagttgaaaatccaaaaaaaaaaaaagaaaatcaaatatgagaaaaagtgcaataaaaacaaatggtgaaaacctggcaaacaagcgctatctgtcggctagctctgCCATTTATTGGTTCGCGctttcttccgcttgcattcatttccatcaacactgttcatattcatcataaaagccttttgtacatatgcaagcatcccaggtgatttctcgtcataGTTTGGAttattgactatatcataataaggcttgtttctaggctgggggcaaaatcctgaacctggctgggggcaaaaagtttgaccattttgagcttaatcaaagcaggtagaacaatagtcagaCAACGCTTGTTAAgtgaaaaactaagacacatccaatgttgaacataagatcacattatcaaccattaactatcacatatcaatctaaacatgataaAACCCATaccaatggatgatatatcttgactcatgattttaacatttGGCAAtgatggttcaactattttatttggattttcattatcatgatttctgagtaactccaggatgtctttaactagaggaacgaggaaggaacatgatattttttttgtctactgtctgtaaattaatcattaatatgtgcaaagttgtctaaggaaatgatcatcaaaatatcatggaagacatttcagacttgcatatagaaatggttaatactgcctgttttacgcaagcaacactctggtcatcttggttcaattatacctcgatgcttgtgctaacttgcaatatcaaaacctaggaaaatagtgctcaggtcatcatggttcaattataccattgatgtttgcactcacttcccacattttaaaggctcaatgatgaaacaaagcaatgactccatgaccggtccgatcaTTGCGTTGCATTACATTTaaagatagatttgcatttcattctgcatgggatcacaatgctcatcttttccaaggccaaagctaacatggtgttacCTCTcatattacgtgattgagtacattggacaataacaaacataatcaattcattcatcctgcatgataagttagttcatctcatgtaaccattgcataccaaggcaccattcatataaagcatcaaatctttcattcatttagtaagatcattgcatgatattcatcaaatctcaaatcatatgaaataacaccattgcattgcattgcatccatctcatattaacatgcatgagaaaatcataaaaatatcataaacatagcaAGCATTGCAATCacacaaacatcacatagaaattataagcatcaccatacatatttgcatacatcatgtaaatactacatcatgatatatccatcatctagaattcacaagcatataaaaattaaagcatacatcaagcatacatcatgaaaataaactgcacatcataatcatatatcaaatagaatgcatccatcatctcataggacATATAGAGcaaataggatcgactgcatatcatatcatcaaatcaagatcaaatgtccaatgtacaatgatatcacaacatATAGGAGAAACATCACAAAATATACATCGctggaatcatcaatatctcatcgcaaaaaggtgtgtacataaatagatcaatgCCCCATATCAGTGTGACGACTCGGACGCGGAGCACAACTCTGTCCTGATGCGGCAGGTAGAGTAGCACCAACTGGTACCCCTGCACCTGACTCCCCACCTAggggagctctctgaagtggccctgtcactcctcgactctcagtctGACTCTGTCCCGATCTCTTGCTCAGCTGTGAGAATCCGGGAGCACTTTGATCAGGAGGAACAACAGTAAAATATAAGGTCCTGTAATACTCGACCTCTCAGATCCCCTGACGCATCATCTTCAGGGCACTTCTCTCTGAAGCAGACTGTCCGGAAAACTGTACCTGTGACTTAGCCTGCTGATACCTATCCCTAGCCGGATCTCTCtcgactaggagagaagccatccGAGCCTCTAACTAGGCCATCTGAGAGTCTCTCTCTGCTAATCGAGTCTCTAGCTGCTGAACCTGAGCCTGTAAGTCTGTGATCTGAGCCTGCTGCTGATGagacgacatcctaatgaggattcaTCAAGGTCCCTCTGCCTGTGGCTTCTCAGCCCGtgatactgtcataggtacctgctcaactAAGGGTCCCTCTTGCTCTGGAACCTGATGCTCCTGATCCCCTGGACCTgatctcctacgtctgaccacccgggccatccaatctgtatatacatccCTAGCAGATCTAGAACTGCCAGCTCCTGGTGTGCCTGTCGCTGCCACTCGCACTGCTCGACCATCTCCCTCGTCATCATCTCTCCCatcccccccatcatcatctccaccatcatcatcgCCAGCACCCTGATCTCTTGCATCTCccccatatccatctccatctccgctATCATCTCTGTCTCTACCATCCCTCCGTCATCTAGGAGCTCTGCGTCGTGGCCTCCCATCATCCTCATCTAACACTGGCTCTGGCTCATCTGGACATGTCAGCCTCGGAAACCTATGTGCAATGCAATACACGacatactcatgtgtcatcccgctatccatcacacctggaagataatcccaatccataggccccaatgatcgatactctgcgtaggcatggtcatatgaaatagaaggcccccaagtagccacatccaatctccgccaagcataatgagttgtaccctgtggcatcccctgtatcctgccatactgtctcaacaccctcatacaaggaAATTGCTCGATGACGTAAGGTGTCGAGCTAATCAGATATcgtgtcatgaatacatatggcatctccagtGCATCCTCAGACCAAATCTCGCAGTccctgtatggcctccatatcacagtatccaggTCATCCAAGGTCTGTCTACAGTGCTCTAATTTGCTCAGCTTCTGCTAGACAATGACCCCGGGATACCCCTCCGCATAAGGCCTCCCTACAGGCCTATCTCTGTCAGCCAATGGTCGTGTAATAGGTAGATGTTCCCAAgcccatatctgaagcacagtcacccctgctgataatgcAGCTGACCCCTGATAGACAACTCGGTGCAAatcatgatataagtgtgctaacatacatgacccccatgaaaattgggtcccctctgtcaccatctgctcaagcagacgaccccatccaacagataatccctttgacatgtgatcaggacaaaggaagccgCCAACAAATCCTGCGAGTACAGTCGGCAACGTGGCATACCCTAGCTCCAACATCTCATGCCATGCAATATCGTACCCACCTATCTCGTCATCCCCAAACACGCGATAAAGTGCCTCTGTCCCACTCCGCTCGCTCAGATCATAGTATACTAAATCACCCATCACCGGGATACGCAAAATTTAGTAGACATCCTtaggtgtcaccgtcatctctccagtCGGCAAGTGAAATGTGTTATGTTCACTATGCCAGCGCTCTGCCAACGCTGTCAGTAATCCTCGGTTTATCAAAGGccagggcatgtcaagaagggaagctaAACCACACCTGCCAATGTGGTCTCGCTCTGCCTGGCTGAGAtgaggtatcaacatccatgtcttcaggAAACGTTCCCGAGACTGAAGAACGaaaaagtgctcctgcaatcaaatcaactcatcatatcagtttttggatttatctatctatcaaatgaaTCTATCTATAAGTATATTTtactcaattgagatttttatcaaatctcgttggtcccctatcaatgacgctcatctatcatgaggtcattatcaattttCACTCATCTTGCGTGTGCATCAAGATAATcggaactgatcatcaaatttatcaatcaggagTGCTTAGTCAAAAATCAAATCCtcctttttcaaaataaaaaaactaaaaaaaatcaaaaaaaaaaaaaaaaatcccaccTGCGGCGTTGCCCGCAGCGCCCGCGGCGCCGGCAGCGCCGCTCACGGCGCTCGCGGTGGCACCGGCGGCGCCGCCCGTAGCACCCGCGTTGGTGCCGGCAGCGGCGCCCACAGAGCACGCGGTGGCACCGACGGCGCCGCCCGCAGCGCTTGCGGCGCCCGCAGTGGCGCCGACGCCGCCCGCGGAGCCGGGGTGGCGTGGTGGCGGTCGCCATCGAGCCTCCACCGTCCCGCCTCTTCCCTTCccaccaatttttttcaaaaataatttttttttaatgtatttttttttgaaaataaaaatgcatgtacaaagaaTTCTTTTCTAAGATGCGaagcgatttttttttttaaaattgaaaaaccCATTTTACTaatcgaaaaacccatctcaaaaatgcaattttctccCCAACCCAGCTGACGAAAAcgctaaaaaaataatttttttttatgctaACAGTTAAATCaacaaagctgggttttctcgaagtaTGTACCGTTGGACCATATGCCGGAGGACGCTCATATCGTCGAACTCGCTCAAACCTATACTGGTGATACAGGATCGCCATGTCCTTTCTCCAGAGCAAGTTTCTCCAACAATTGTAgagcacaaatgaggagtggaaaaaagtaattcacctttttaaactcataatggggcatttaggtgggatttttattccacttattttttTTAATCATCTGATCAACTAATCAGCCTGGCAAGACAATAATTTCAAAATTCTTATCGGGAAATGAGTCAGATTGACTTAAATAATTGAGTAATCATTCCCATCTATAAATcgataaaatttcaaaaatttcaaaaacgaaaaataaaaaaatcgcaaaaaattcaaaatcattcgaaaattatccgattcatctcccgagggggcatcctcgcattaatatctatcaatcaacgtctagggcatcatatcgagatttatcatctttgaAACATCGaatccgcatcatatcgagatttatcatctccaaatcaaattagTACCATATCGAAACCACatctgcatcaaatcaagatcaaatctacattctatTGAATCAACAACATCATCGAttaagttttctttgaaccaatgtgtcatatcgagatttatcatctctgaAACAtcgaaaccacatcatatcaagatttatcatctccaaatcaaattagTATCATAttgaaaccaaatccgcatcaaatcaacgaatctacatcctatcaaaatcaatataagCACCATCATCAATCaggttttctttgaaccaacgcgtcgtcacacatcgcttcaaagaggggcaaaatgtatacacctaaaaatggtctgaagatagttaattaaatacgcatttatttgattaattccccttcccaattaattgaattcacaagcaatttaattaatctctccattcatctactagtaaataaatctaaatgatttatttatatagttcatctcacatctccctttgattaattaattttaaattaattaatgtctccccatactaatcaattcttctaatccctaattaaggttaacaaactcaagtttgttgagattaattaccattttccaattatttgaatttctaaattcaaatgagcacatagctcctaactttaaccacctaacctaaccattccctaacctaacccattcaatctaatcttgggtctaactaaccctatcctatcttgcacattctaacctccttatcctaacctctcatggtgtggatattctctcattgagacacatggcacctttgccacatgtctcctcccttggacacttgccctctcatgaacaaggctccttgacacttgtcaccacagagatgacaagtgtctcttcctccaacctcttctccaacttcctcaatcttggcccttgatatcttcagatcaaatctggaccgtcgattcctgccacctcagctttggccttggaattcctataaatacccctcattttggagcaataagcatcccatctcatttcatcttatgcattgttactatagacacatcccatctcatatcaatttaggcattgttactataggcattttgcaTTTcacttatctagtaattagctttggatttatcatagcatgttcatctaggttattaaatcatgcatttcatatcatctccatagttaaccatgatcaattagctactcaactttGGAGGTCATTACTCCACTGAGATCCCATCAATCCAACACttccaaggtcctcaagaatagaggaaaatgggacatttcaaggaaggcttatggtttgcatctttgatttagttttcaattaagctttcaattatgtttttattgtctcattatatgtgtatgcctattgcactaaccacatttttagcatcacatataCCTCCTCCTGAAAATGGGGGTCCTAATAACATGGCATAGAATGGTTGATAATGCCATGTAAGGCTATCCATAGGTGATGATATGATTGATGTAAGTGGGTCACTCTGTGGTAGTGTTCACATTGGCGGTTGGGTTTACTGTGGAGTTGAAAATAATGACGAGGGTAACGACAAGGACACATGTTGTTGAGGGGGATCTTGTGGATTTGCGGGTACTAGGGCATCACGTGATGCAACAGTCACGCCTCAGGCAACTATGTTAGCGAAGATGAGGCTCTTACGAATTTTGATGATTTCATCTACCATTTAAACATTGTCAAGATTCGAAAGGAACTGGTCAACATGATTgatttggacatctatctcatCAGGTTGATTGACCATAGTGTCATCATAAGTAATTGTATTCAGCAGGTCATAAGTGGTAGGAACATTCCTTGACACAATAGCGTTAACAATTGAATTGGGATTTGATTGTGGGTTTGCAAATCCTAATCCAAATCGAGAAGGTTGTTGCTCCATAGCTTGTTGAGATTGAGATTGAGTGATAATGGGCATGAATTGCAAGATGGGATAGTGAGGCGATGAGAACACAAAACCGAAATCAAGGATTGGATAAACTATCCGATTTGATCAATGTTGATGAGGACCTGAGATTGATGCAATGACTGATTCATAGACAAATAAATAAAGGGAATGATGCTCAAATCATAATTGGGTGACATCTGAATGAAGCGATGCGACACTGAAgttacttaagaggatacactcaagcaacgACATATATCAAAGTGAATCGAACCTCTAGCTCGAGGTGATAAGGTCATGATGAAATATAAGATAAAATTATAGACACGATATA
This window harbors:
- the LOC131074702 gene encoding uncharacterized protein LOC131074702; the encoded protein is MAILYHQYRFERVRRYERPPAYGPTGRGGTVEARWRPPPRHPGSAGGVGATAGAASAAGGAVGATACSVGAAAGTNAGATGGAAGATASAVSGAAGAAGAAGNAAGALFRSSVSGTFPEDMDVDTSSQPGRARPHWQGSAALSAGVTVLQIWAWEHLPITRPLADRDRPVGRPYAEGDDSGDGDGYGGDARDQGAGDDDGGDDDGGDGRDDDEGDGRAVRVAATGTPGAGSSRSARDVYTDWMARVVRRRRSGPGDQEHQVPEQEGPLVEQVPMTVSRAEKPQAEGP